A window of Chitinophagales bacterium contains these coding sequences:
- a CDS encoding AAA family ATPase — translation MALQGPSGSGKTMGALMIAFGLTGDWGRVAVIDTENHSASLYAHLGSYNVLNLEPPFTPERYISALNFCENAGMEAIIIDSISHEWEGAGGVLDSHSQMVGNSFTNWGKLTPRHNAFVQRMLQSKAHIISTIRTKQDYVIAEKNGKMVPEKVGLKGITRDGMDYEFTLVFDLQNNGMGVASKDRTGLFTKNGVIGLNEAVGSTIKAWCMEGELVDEIEEFRSIIQRTPSHAALRVLYDQNPRFQQLLKGDFTSRKAELLQTQMM, via the coding sequence ATGGCATTGCAGGGTCCCAGTGGTTCGGGTAAAACCATGGGGGCTCTTATGATTGCCTTTGGATTGACTGGTGATTGGGGAAGAGTGGCCGTAATCGATACGGAGAATCATTCAGCCTCCCTGTACGCTCATTTGGGGTCCTACAACGTCCTCAATTTAGAACCACCGTTTACCCCGGAACGGTACATTTCAGCCCTTAATTTCTGTGAGAATGCGGGTATGGAGGCCATTATCATTGATTCTATTTCTCATGAGTGGGAGGGTGCGGGCGGTGTGCTGGATTCCCATAGCCAAATGGTGGGCAATTCCTTCACTAATTGGGGGAAGTTAACCCCGCGCCACAACGCATTCGTTCAGCGGATGCTTCAATCCAAGGCGCATATCATTAGTACTATCCGCACAAAGCAGGATTATGTAATTGCGGAGAAGAACGGGAAGATGGTACCAGAAAAAGTGGGGCTGAAAGGAATAACCCGGGATGGCATGGACTATGAGTTTACCCTTGTGTTCGACTTGCAGAACAACGGGATGGGGGTAGCTTCCAAGGATCGTACTGGGCTATTTACCAAGAATGGTGTTATTGGGCTTAACGAGGCTGTTGGTTCAACGATCAAAGCCTGGTGCATGGAAGGTGAACTGGTTGACGAGATAGAGGAATTCCGTTCCATTATTCAACGCACCCCAAGCCATGCAGCATTAAGGGTACTGTATGACCAGAACCCCCGGTTTCAGCAGTTATTGAAAGGAGATTTCACCAGCCGGAAAGCAGAGCTTCTCCAAACCCAGATGATGTAA
- a CDS encoding helix-turn-helix domain-containing protein: MDFLRFADAAKYLCISQSKLYKMTHRREIKYYKVGRTNVFRKEDLDEFILANSVPTAAEVRDNSLLSKQKV, encoded by the coding sequence ATGGATTTTTTGCGTTTTGCAGATGCAGCAAAATACCTCTGCATCAGCCAATCTAAGTTGTACAAAATGACCCATCGTCGGGAAATAAAGTACTATAAGGTAGGTCGGACCAATGTATTTCGTAAGGAAGACCTGGATGAGTTCATTTTGGCAAACTCGGTACCAACAGCAGCGGAAGTTCGGGATAACTCATTACTCAGTAAACAAAAAGTATAA
- a CDS encoding JAB domain-containing protein: MKQLLSIAEIKVSYTPKKECGPPITQSQDAEKIFREFFDHDTIGLQEQFYAMYLNRANQVIGVYKLSLGGITGTVVDPRLILLVALKSAATGIILAHNHPSGNLKASQPDINLTEKVKEAANLMDIKVLDHLILAPKEGAYISFADDGRI; encoded by the coding sequence ATGAAACAGTTATTATCCATTGCTGAAATCAAGGTTTCCTACACCCCCAAAAAGGAATGTGGTCCCCCCATCACCCAATCCCAAGATGCTGAGAAGATTTTCAGGGAGTTTTTCGATCATGATACCATAGGCCTGCAGGAGCAGTTTTACGCCATGTATTTAAACCGGGCTAATCAGGTGATTGGTGTCTATAAATTGTCTTTGGGTGGAATTACAGGTACTGTAGTGGATCCACGATTGATATTACTGGTGGCCCTAAAATCAGCTGCTACCGGCATAATTTTAGCCCATAATCACCCATCTGGAAACCTAAAGGCATCTCAGCCGGATATCAACCTTACCGAAAAGGTAAAAGAAGCTGCCAATCTCATGGACATAAAGGTACTGGACCATTTGATATTAGCACCAAAGGAAGGTGCATACATTAGCTTTGCCGATGATGGTAGGATATAG